In one window of Paraflavitalea soli DNA:
- a CDS encoding non-ribosomal peptide synthetase, protein MRIEEYVTDLRKKKDVIITVNNEEVKISGNKQALTTELIEEIRSRKSELLEYFNAINNRRLAATISKAAPAPHYQLSLAQRRLFFIHELDRQSLGYNQPMIVKVSGSLELDRLQLALNKLVARHEILRTSFSVVEGEAVQQVHDQVDCRIAVYDAEADDVDAVIDAFIRPFDLGKASLLRVGVIRMSDTEHILMTDTHHIIADGIAQTILVKDFMAIYHELPLPELSLQYKDYAAWQRSKPYQASLAEKRKAWIDQFAGSTPILDLPLDFPRPLKKNCTGDTIEFEIDAINTSRLRQLAEQEGTSLFTTLLSVFYILLHKITNQEDIVIGTPAAGREHQDVESMLGVFINTLPLRNYPKGDSSFREFLHQTKIRTLTCFDNQAYPYEDLINELTLERDPGRNPLFDVVFAYQNYEQSELSMTDLVLSPYRHPHTGCVFDIVLTAFEIQDRVEFNFTWRKELFTKETIQRFARYFTNIVTAVTSNIETKLSQINILPEEEHHQLLHGFNQTQVDYPVDETIATLFHKQALLTPGNTAVKMGAEAITYQQLEERSRRLAIYLQLEGVIPDTLVGVCMNRSIDMIVAIMAILRAGGAYVPIDPGYPQSRIAWMIEDGIAKGNTGKPKLILVQGHLTEAIKQIVPAAVTLVTMPCNWDGPEAAVLNAQSLPARATPENLAYLIYTSGSTGRPKGVMIEHRNVVSLLKNQTTHFDFNDKDIWTLFHSHCFDFSVWEIFGALLFGGALVIVSKETARDAKLLAQLLFDEGVTVLNQTPLAFYMLQELYVLHYTSTQIRWIIFGGEALDPARLRPWHTTFPQTRLTNMYGITETTVHVTYKAIQQEEINAGSSNIGAPLPTLSCYILDPFQNPVPLGVPGELYVGGHGLARGYLNQPQLTNGRFIQNPFPIAGQSRLYRSGDLARWLPNGNMEYLGRIDNQVKIRGFRIELGEIEMVLNEHEHITKCVVIAKEWAGNKQLIAYCVATQEEEPLDIEAVRAWLAKHLPDYMTPAFIIQIDQVPLTPNGKIDRAALLARDLVIKSQDEYVAPVTEIERVLTEIWMKVLSVPRLGTRDNFFRLGGDSIKGIRLVYEVNKASGAGINVADLYAHQTIAELSPILSQKRRQENEEREKAEAQIAAFQEWYTSVIGIDDTVEAVYPMSGVEKGMSFYTLLREKDDQNVNNIYFHEQNIYSIAFTDFSFELFTAAAKLLMEKHCTMRMIYDISNGAHLIKKQMEPELYYIDITHLSWQEQQDFGVRYRDAERVRATEFSGNTPLWRMTVVKTREHYHYLLFDMHHSVLDGWSLHAFLTELKNTYVFLATDPQYKPEKLQATYFDHIVSETMEANKPENREFWRNELANYSRLVLPPTGKEHVFVTKIYDVDLQLVKEMEATAAKLNTNFKHLCFAAYVYTISKFTYEQDFVVGIITNNRPLVPDGDKLLGCFLNAIPFRANVPYAKTWREYIQYIDRKLVEMKRYERMPFHKILEAAEEPAIHGNPLFDTTFNYIDFWIVGEMMKHGTEQEINHHTIDDMAFANDNLDVNQNTLFDFHVWATSRNFQIIMEYSTAIMENHDIERFYQYYMSVLQQFLHQVDQPMPAFSIMAQAEKERINSEFNHTAFPYPKEKNIIDLFEDQVRRTPGNKAIHFGEETMTYQQLEAQTGKIATYLVETAGIRKGDLVGIMLKRDLDLIPWIFGIMKAGAAYVPIDPNYPPQWITNIMEDAALKLVITKTPFTGKLEKAGGRSLNIDTVRETIEAWQVKELPPIKGEDLAYVIYTSGSTGKPKGVLIEHYSVVNRILWMQRAYPITEQDVLLQKTSIMFDVSVWELFWWAVAGASLVLLKPGGEKDPLEIIDTIDRHQVSAIHFVPSMLGAFLSEFDNEAYYQKLKSLRLVFASGEALKTSHVSAFADTLHRHCGSRLINLYGPTEATVDVTHYECTFTEGETSIPIGKPIDNTRMYIIDKNNQLAPIGVHGQLCIGGVGLAKGYLNNEVLTNEKFVHLPALDGERVYMTGDLARWRPNGDIEFLGRMDTQVKLRGFRIEVGEIESWLMKYEAIKEAVVTVLGEGEEKYLAAYYVSAEPLKEDDLRAWLIEKLPDYMVPFHYIHLNQIPLTLNGKVNKKALPLPDMIDQAGYEAPTGPIEEQLVAIWAEVLKLDKTTLSVKRNFFQLGGNSLLAMSIVNKINRAFGTGFTLWNFFRVPSIPALALYIQETLDAAQASAASQASDPELELATTPAGEAEDYSILGLKVMEAMQQELEKDGKLSELFADPAIRELAEKLMVKKKSLNPGD, encoded by the coding sequence ATGAGAATAGAAGAATACGTAACCGACCTGCGCAAGAAAAAAGATGTGATCATTACCGTCAACAACGAAGAAGTGAAGATCAGCGGTAATAAACAGGCTTTGACCACCGAGCTGATCGAAGAGATCAGATCGAGAAAATCTGAGTTGCTGGAATATTTCAACGCCATCAACAATCGCAGGTTGGCCGCCACCATTTCGAAAGCAGCACCTGCCCCACATTACCAGTTGTCATTGGCACAACGACGTTTGTTCTTCATTCATGAGCTCGACAGACAGTCCCTGGGTTACAACCAGCCCATGATCGTGAAGGTAAGCGGCAGCCTGGAGCTGGACCGTTTACAGCTGGCCCTCAACAAACTGGTGGCCCGGCATGAAATATTGCGCACCTCCTTTTCCGTAGTGGAAGGCGAAGCCGTACAGCAGGTACATGATCAGGTAGATTGTCGCATTGCCGTGTACGACGCTGAGGCTGACGATGTGGATGCTGTGATCGATGCTTTCATCCGGCCCTTCGACCTGGGCAAAGCCTCCTTGCTGCGTGTAGGCGTGATCAGGATGTCGGACACCGAACATATCCTCATGACTGATACCCATCACATTATTGCTGATGGTATTGCCCAAACCATCCTCGTAAAAGACTTCATGGCCATCTACCATGAGTTACCCTTGCCCGAACTTAGTCTTCAATACAAGGATTATGCAGCCTGGCAAAGAAGCAAACCCTACCAGGCATCCCTGGCAGAGAAAAGAAAAGCCTGGATAGACCAGTTTGCCGGATCAACACCCATACTCGACCTGCCCCTCGATTTTCCAAGGCCCCTAAAGAAGAATTGCACAGGCGATACCATAGAGTTTGAGATCGACGCGATCAACACCAGCCGGCTCCGCCAACTGGCAGAGCAGGAGGGCACCAGCCTCTTCACCACCCTGTTGTCTGTGTTTTATATTTTACTGCACAAGATCACCAACCAGGAAGATATCGTCATCGGCACACCCGCCGCCGGACGCGAACACCAGGATGTGGAGTCCATGCTAGGCGTATTCATCAACACATTGCCCCTGCGCAACTACCCAAAGGGCGACAGCAGTTTCCGGGAATTCCTGCACCAAACAAAAATCAGAACACTTACCTGTTTCGACAACCAGGCATATCCTTACGAAGATCTCATCAACGAACTCACCCTCGAAAGAGATCCCGGACGTAACCCTTTGTTTGATGTAGTATTTGCCTATCAGAATTATGAACAGTCCGAATTATCAATGACCGACCTCGTACTATCACCTTACCGCCATCCACATACCGGCTGCGTATTTGATATCGTACTTACCGCCTTCGAAATTCAGGACAGGGTGGAATTTAATTTCACCTGGCGTAAAGAACTGTTCACAAAGGAAACCATCCAACGGTTTGCGCGGTACTTCACCAATATTGTTACTGCCGTTACCAGCAACATAGAAACTAAGCTGTCACAGATCAATATATTGCCCGAAGAGGAGCATCACCAGCTGCTACATGGATTCAACCAAACCCAGGTCGACTATCCGGTGGACGAAACCATCGCAACCCTGTTCCACAAACAGGCCTTGCTTACGCCGGGAAATACCGCTGTAAAGATGGGCGCTGAAGCCATTACCTACCAGCAGTTGGAAGAGCGCAGCCGCCGGCTGGCCATTTACCTGCAATTGGAAGGTGTAATACCCGATACCCTGGTAGGCGTGTGCATGAACCGTTCCATCGACATGATCGTAGCCATCATGGCCATCCTGCGTGCCGGTGGAGCTTATGTACCCATCGATCCCGGATATCCGCAGTCACGCATTGCCTGGATGATAGAGGACGGCATAGCCAAAGGCAATACCGGCAAACCGAAACTGATACTGGTGCAAGGTCACCTTACGGAAGCCATTAAGCAAATTGTCCCCGCTGCTGTCACCCTCGTCACCATGCCCTGCAACTGGGATGGCCCCGAGGCAGCAGTCCTGAATGCACAAAGTTTACCTGCCCGGGCCACACCCGAAAACCTGGCCTACCTCATTTATACCTCAGGGTCTACAGGTCGGCCCAAAGGCGTAATGATAGAACACCGCAATGTGGTGAGCTTGCTGAAAAACCAAACCACTCATTTTGATTTCAACGACAAAGATATATGGACCCTGTTCCATTCCCATTGCTTCGACTTTTCCGTATGGGAAATATTCGGCGCTTTATTGTTTGGCGGCGCCCTGGTTATCGTATCCAAAGAGACCGCCCGGGATGCCAAACTACTGGCACAGCTCTTATTCGATGAGGGCGTGACCGTGCTCAACCAAACACCCCTCGCTTTTTACATGCTGCAGGAATTGTATGTCCTGCATTATACCAGTACCCAAATAAGATGGATCATTTTTGGTGGTGAAGCATTGGACCCTGCCCGCCTGCGTCCCTGGCATACTACCTTCCCCCAAACCAGGCTCACCAACATGTATGGCATCACCGAAACCACCGTGCATGTAACTTATAAAGCCATACAACAGGAAGAGATCAATGCAGGCAGCAGCAATATCGGTGCACCCCTTCCTACTTTAAGTTGTTATATTCTTGATCCTTTTCAAAACCCCGTACCCCTCGGCGTGCCCGGTGAATTGTATGTGGGAGGACATGGACTGGCGCGCGGTTACCTCAATCAACCACAGCTCACCAATGGACGTTTCATTCAAAACCCCTTCCCAATAGCCGGCCAATCCCGCCTGTACAGATCGGGCGACCTGGCCCGCTGGCTGCCCAATGGCAATATGGAATACCTGGGTCGCATCGACAACCAGGTTAAGATCAGGGGTTTCAGGATCGAATTGGGAGAAATAGAAATGGTATTGAATGAGCACGAGCACATCACCAAATGCGTGGTGATTGCCAAGGAATGGGCTGGCAACAAACAATTGATCGCCTATTGTGTGGCCACACAGGAAGAAGAGCCGCTGGATATAGAAGCCGTGCGTGCCTGGCTGGCAAAGCACCTGCCCGATTACATGACCCCTGCCTTCATTATTCAAATAGACCAGGTGCCCCTTACCCCCAATGGAAAGATTGACCGGGCAGCCTTGCTGGCCAGGGACCTCGTCATCAAAAGTCAGGATGAATACGTAGCACCTGTTACCGAGATCGAACGCGTGCTCACCGAAATATGGATGAAAGTATTGTCTGTACCCAGGCTGGGCACCAGGGATAATTTCTTCCGCCTGGGCGGCGACTCCATCAAAGGCATCAGGCTGGTATACGAAGTAAACAAAGCATCCGGCGCAGGCATTAACGTGGCCGATCTCTATGCCCACCAAACGATCGCCGAGCTGAGTCCCATCTTATCTCAAAAACGCCGCCAGGAAAATGAAGAACGCGAAAAAGCCGAAGCCCAGATAGCAGCCTTCCAGGAATGGTATACCAGTGTGATCGGTATCGACGATACCGTGGAGGCCGTATACCCCATGAGCGGCGTAGAAAAAGGCATGTCCTTTTACACCCTCCTGCGCGAAAAAGACGATCAGAACGTCAACAATATCTATTTCCACGAACAGAACATTTATTCCATTGCCTTCACCGACTTTAGTTTTGAACTGTTTACCGCAGCCGCCAAACTGCTCATGGAAAAGCATTGTACCATGCGCATGATCTATGATATCAGCAATGGCGCCCACCTCATCAAAAAGCAGATGGAGCCCGAACTGTATTATATTGATATTACCCACCTCTCCTGGCAGGAGCAGCAGGACTTCGGCGTCCGCTACCGCGATGCAGAGCGTGTAAGGGCTACCGAATTCTCCGGTAATACCCCTTTGTGGCGCATGACGGTGGTCAAAACAAGAGAACATTACCATTACCTGCTCTTTGATATGCACCACAGCGTACTCGATGGATGGAGTTTGCATGCCTTCCTCACTGAGTTGAAGAACACTTATGTATTCCTGGCCACCGATCCGCAATACAAACCCGAAAAACTACAGGCCACTTATTTCGATCATATTGTGAGCGAGACCATGGAAGCCAATAAGCCCGAGAACAGGGAGTTCTGGCGCAATGAACTGGCCAACTACAGCAGGCTTGTTTTGCCGCCTACCGGTAAAGAACATGTATTTGTAACGAAGATCTATGATGTGGATCTCCAGCTCGTCAAAGAAATGGAAGCCACCGCTGCCAAACTCAATACCAATTTCAAACACCTTTGCTTTGCTGCCTATGTATACACCATTTCGAAGTTTACCTACGAGCAGGATTTCGTAGTAGGCATCATTACCAACAACAGGCCCCTGGTACCCGATGGGGATAAGCTGCTGGGATGTTTCCTCAATGCAATACCCTTCAGGGCCAATGTACCTTATGCAAAGACCTGGCGTGAATACATCCAGTACATCGACCGTAAACTGGTAGAAATGAAACGCTACGAAAGAATGCCCTTCCATAAGATACTGGAAGCAGCAGAAGAACCAGCTATCCATGGCAACCCATTATTCGATACCACCTTCAATTACATTGATTTCTGGATCGTGGGCGAAATGATGAAACATGGTACCGAGCAGGAGATCAATCACCATACCATTGATGATATGGCTTTTGCCAACGACAACCTCGATGTGAACCAAAACACCTTGTTCGATTTCCACGTGTGGGCCACCAGCCGCAACTTCCAGATCATCATGGAGTATTCTACTGCTATCATGGAAAATCATGATATAGAGCGGTTCTACCAATACTATATGAGCGTGCTGCAGCAATTCCTGCACCAGGTAGACCAGCCAATGCCTGCTTTCTCCATCATGGCACAGGCAGAAAAAGAAAGGATAAACAGCGAGTTCAACCATACTGCTTTCCCTTATCCAAAAGAAAAGAACATCATTGACCTGTTTGAGGACCAGGTGCGCAGAACACCCGGCAATAAAGCCATCCATTTCGGGGAAGAGACAATGACCTACCAGCAGCTGGAAGCTCAAACCGGTAAGATCGCTACTTACCTGGTAGAAACCGCCGGCATCCGCAAGGGTGATCTCGTAGGTATTATGTTGAAACGCGACCTTGACCTTATACCCTGGATATTCGGCATCATGAAAGCAGGTGCAGCTTATGTGCCCATCGATCCCAATTACCCGCCCCAATGGATCACCAATATCATGGAAGATGCCGCTCTCAAACTGGTTATTACCAAAACGCCTTTTACCGGCAAGCTGGAAAAGGCAGGAGGGCGGTCACTCAATATCGATACCGTCCGTGAAACTATCGAAGCCTGGCAGGTGAAAGAACTGCCGCCGATCAAAGGAGAAGACCTGGCCTATGTGATCTATACTTCCGGTTCTACCGGCAAGCCCAAAGGCGTGCTGATCGAACACTACTCAGTGGTCAACCGCATCCTGTGGATGCAAAGAGCTTATCCCATTACTGAACAGGATGTACTGTTGCAGAAGACATCCATCATGTTTGATGTTTCTGTATGGGAATTGTTCTGGTGGGCCGTAGCAGGTGCCTCCCTTGTCCTGTTAAAGCCTGGCGGAGAAAAAGACCCTCTCGAGATCATCGACACCATCGACCGGCACCAGGTGAGCGCCATTCATTTTGTGCCCTCCATGCTGGGCGCTTTCCTCTCCGAGTTTGACAACGAAGCTTATTATCAGAAGCTGAAGAGCCTCCGGCTGGTATTTGCCAGCGGGGAAGCCCTTAAGACATCACACGTCAGTGCATTTGCCGATACCTTGCACCGCCATTGCGGATCAAGGCTGATCAACCTGTACGGGCCTACCGAAGCCACCGTGGATGTTACCCATTACGAATGCACGTTTACAGAAGGCGAGACCAGCATTCCCATTGGAAAGCCCATCGACAATACCCGCATGTACATCATAGATAAGAATAACCAGTTGGCGCCCATCGGCGTACATGGTCAGTTGTGTATTGGTGGAGTAGGGTTGGCAAAAGGTTACCTGAACAACGAAGTGCTCACCAATGAAAAGTTTGTCCATTTACCCGCGTTGGACGGAGAGCGCGTATACATGACCGGCGATCTGGCCCGTTGGCGGCCCAATGGCGATATCGAATTCCTGGGCCGCATGGATACCCAGGTAAAATTGCGCGGTTTCCGGATAGAAGTAGGGGAGATCGAAAGCTGGCTAATGAAGTATGAAGCCATCAAAGAAGCCGTGGTTACCGTACTGGGCGAAGGAGAAGAAAAATACCTGGCCGCCTATTATGTGTCTGCTGAACCGTTGAAAGAGGATGACCTGCGCGCCTGGCTCATCGAAAAACTGCCCGATTACATGGTTCCCTTCCATTATATACACCTGAATCAAATACCCCTTACCCTCAATGGCAAGGT